CCGAAGTAAATAGTAAACTATTCACTTCGGTCCGTTCGACTTGCATGTGTTAGGCACGCCGCCAGCGTTCGTCCTGAGCCAGGATCAAACTCTCCATGAAGTTTATGGTGCGGGGACACACCTCTATCCAAGTTCTATTCTTGTTCAAGGTATGTCCCCGATTCTTTCGTTTGATTGGCTCGAATGTTCTCGCTTGACGAGTTGTTTCCATTCGATTCATTTCTTGCTTTTTGTCTTTAATGAATCGGGCATGTTTTTCCACTGTTCAGTTCTCAAAGACCTGTTCTCTCTTTGTTGTTGCTTTTCTTTCGTTGCCGCCCTCAGGCGACAAGAATTATCTTATCATGTTTATTAGCTTTTGTCAAACACTTTTTATTACTGTCGGCTCAAGGCCGCAGCTGTTTGACGTTTAAATATTATACTATAGTATATATATATTTGTCAATAGTTATACAAAAACATAGAATAATTGCTGATAATGTCTTCTGCACAAAAATATAAAGAACTCCGATGTAGAGTTCCTTATTAAAGGTAAAGACTTAATAATTGTTATTTCTCTTTTTCTTTATCATCGATTTTCTCTATTAGAATAGCACAATCTGGGCAAACAAGTTGACATGTTTTGCAGGCTATACAGTCTTTGCCGTGACCGGGCTCAACTGTAGGTGTTCCTAAATAACTTAAACGATCAGCCCAGCCAATAGTATGGACAGGGCATTTCTGAATGCAAAGACCGCAGCCTTTACACAGGTCAGGGAAATTATGAAAAATACCCTTGCCGTTCTTGGTAGTAACTGCTTTATATTCTTCTTGGGGCATGACTCCTACCCTCCTATAATTTATCTTGTACTAATTCAAAGCCCCTCTCTAAGGCCTTGAAATTCATTTCCCGTAGTTCCGGATATTGCTCAAATTTATAACCTAATTTCTTTTCAATAGCAGCCTTTGCTTTATCAAGATCAACTACTCTAGTAGCAGCTATAACTGCACCCATAATAACGATATTAAATACACGGGGATGCAGCTCTTGTTTAGCTATTTTTAAGGCTGGAATAGGCAAAACTTTAGCAGCATTTTGGGGAAGGTCATTTTCGATATTTCTAATATTATCATCATAGACAAATACTGTCTGTGGCCCTACATACCTGGTTGTTCTCCGCACGGCCCGGTCGCTAAGAGCAATAACAATGTCTGCTGTTTTAAATTTAGGCGAACCTATGGCTGTGTCAGAAATCTGTACATAAGCCACAGATACACCGCCTCTTTGTTCTACACCAAAGTTGGGAATGTATAATGCTTCATACCCATCATCATAAGCAGCCTCTGTAATGATAGCGGCCACAGACTGGACACCTTGTCCACCTTCCCCAGCCAAAGCAATTTTAACGTACTTGCTCATTACGCTTCCTCCTTTTTCCCAGGAGTTTTTAGTTCTCCAACCTTAAAATACTTGGTCATTTCATCTTCTACAAACTTCCAAGTTTCTTCCGCATTAGTCCGCCAATTGGTTGGGCAAAGGGATAAAGCTTCCACAAAAGAAAAACCATTACCATTAACCTGATTCTCCAAAGCATTTTTAATAAATTTTTTTAATTGCCGTAGATTGGCTACAGTCCCCCTAGCTATATAGGCTCCTTCTTGGGTAATAGCACTGACCATTTCCGGTCCTAAAGTTGGATACCCTGTTGCTTCTATCTCCCGACCATAGGGAGAAGTTTCCGTTTTTTGGTTAGGCAGAGTCGTCGGTGCCATTTGACCGCCAGTCATGGCGTAAATAGTATTATTGACAAGAATAACAGTAATTTTTTCATTTCTTGCTGCCGCATTAACTAAATGTTGGGAACCAATAGCATAGCCTCCTCCATCACCCATGTAGGCAATGCCAATAAGGTTGGAATTAGCTCTTTTTATGCCTGTAATTACAGGTGTAGTCCGGCCATGGTGAGTTTGTACTGAATCTACATTAAAAAAATCCCACGCTAAAAGGGAACAGCCAATATCGCAGCCAAAAACAGTTCTTTCCTGAATTTCTAATTCTTCAATAGCTTCGCCTAATACTTTTAAAACTAGAGGATGACCACAACCTGGACAAAACTTATGGGGCTTTGTTTCCTTGCGCCATACCTTAGGCATTTTTGGTTCTATAATTGTCTCCATTGCCAAACCTCCTTAATTTACGGCTCTAGACAAGTTTTTTAACTTCTTCAACAACTTCTTCAACAACTTCTTCAACTGTAATTCCTTCCCCAGGTCTAAAGTAATTGGTCATTGGCGTAGTTACCCCATAAGTAGATTGTTTAATTATTTTTTCTAATTGACCAACAGCAGACTCTACAACTAATACTTTTTTAGCCTTTTGTACAGTTTGTTTCAGCTGCTCCGCAGGAAACGGTCTTAAAGTAATGGGACGGAAATGACCTGCTTTAATTCCTTGGGCTCTTAAAGCTTCAACTGCTCCCCGGACTGCTCTAGAAACTACACCGTGGGCTAAAATCAATACTTCACAATCTTCAGTCTCAAACTCTTGATATTCTACAAGTTCCGGTGCTATTTGTTCAAATTCTTTAGCCATAGCCGTGACTACTTCGTAGAGTTCTTCTTCCAGGTTATATGTATTGCGGTAGTGAGCCGGATCCCGATCTAAGGCTGGCATGCCCGCTTTCCCCACAAATGGTTCAGGTTCAATCATTTTAATTCCCCTAACCTCAGGATCATAGATAGTTACAGATTCACGCATCTTTGCTTGATATCCATCTCCCAAAACAAAGGTTGGAAAACGGTATTTCCAAGCAGTATTAAAAGCTTTAATAGTATAATCAAAAAGGTCCTGCTGTCCCGAAGTAGAATAGACAATACGAA
The Bacillota bacterium LX-D genome window above contains:
- a CDS encoding 2-oxoacid:acceptor oxidoreductase family protein gives rise to the protein MSKYVKIALAGEGGQGVQSVAAIITEAAYDDGYEALYIPNFGVEQRGGVSVAYVQISDTAIGSPKFKTADIVIALSDRAVRRTTRYVGPQTVFVYDDNIRNIENDLPQNAAKVLPIPALKIAKQELHPRVFNIVIMGAVIAATRVVDLDKAKAAIEKKLGYKFEQYPELREMNFKALERGFELVQDKL
- a CDS encoding ferredoxin family protein is translated as MPQEEYKAVTTKNGKGIFHNFPDLCKGCGLCIQKCPVHTIGWADRLSYLGTPTVEPGHGKDCIACKTCQLVCPDCAILIEKIDDKEKEK
- a CDS encoding transketolase C-terminal domain-containing protein — its product is MVTKPIEGEKRAFMTGNEVVAWAALAAGADIMYGYPITPQNEIMHYWIRLAPKYDKNFLQTEDEISAGFTCVGGVMAGKKAFTATAGPGNILMQESMTMAEMMRIPTVLVVCQRGGPSTATVIYSQQEVTLTCFGGNGEGFRIVYSTSGQQDLFDYTIKAFNTAWKYRFPTFVLGDGYQAKMRESVTIYDPEVRGIKMIEPEPFVGKAGMPALDRDPAHYRNTYNLEEELYEVVTAMAKEFEQIAPELVEYQEFETEDCEVLILAHGVVSRAVRGAVEALRAQGIKAGHFRPITLRPFPAEQLKQTVQKAKKVLVVESAVGQLEKIIKQSTYGVTTPMTNYFRPGEGITVEEVVEEVVEEVKKLV
- a CDS encoding thiamine pyrophosphate-dependent enzyme, which encodes METIIEPKMPKVWRKETKPHKFCPGCGHPLVLKVLGEAIEELEIQERTVFGCDIGCSLLAWDFFNVDSVQTHHGRTTPVITGIKRANSNLIGIAYMGDGGGYAIGSQHLVNAAARNEKITVILVNNTIYAMTGGQMAPTTLPNQKTETSPYGREIEATGYPTLGPEMVSAITQEGAYIARGTVANLRQLKKFIKNALENQVNGNGFSFVEALSLCPTNWRTNAEETWKFVEDEMTKYFKVGELKTPGKKEEA